A genome region from Camelina sativa cultivar DH55 chromosome 10, Cs, whole genome shotgun sequence includes the following:
- the LOC104720577 gene encoding TBC1 domain family member 5 homolog A-like: protein MIASLLLTIADYDAPNQFVQDRAAIRITHPPRRDYEIEPQIIGLVKQNQFHGLTTEQPMYHIDLFEEICSTARTNGIPEDYLKCKLFPFFLADKAHRWLKSLPPGLITSWEGCKSAFLNHFYTNSRSNSLRNKLQSFQQGLVKFLYEAWEHFKDYEHNCLHHGFAQGNLLSSFYRGLHPKYQLSLDTASNGYFTSNTVQEGRALIDNLAASSSNTCTDFDRTIRSSNSDAKEIADLNNMMNQLLRNQQRGVKSCETINNGNMEPFQEDSYDQEEEVNYVGAQGYYQNRGYNNNFNNNFRNTSNLSYRSPNVENSQDQNYPQQANRFQGNNFGGNNNNFQPEAQFNNNKPPFQSGPAQAPTSQADAYVDIKMQELLVAFQKQSREINSRMDNIYTELNGKFESISIHVKKLETQVAQTANAVPRQVGVLLGKPEENPKGYCNAISAVPASPTVKPSLWYHSLTLMKMLFA from the coding sequence atgattgcttcacttctcctcaccATCGCCGACTATGATGCTCCTAACCAATTTGTTCAAGACCGTGCTGCTATCCGAATCACTCATCCTCCTAGACGTGATTACGAGATTGAACCTCAAATTATTGGCTTGGTTAAACAAAATCAGTTCCATGGCCTTACTACTGAACAACCGATGTACCACATTGATCTTTTTGAAGAAATCTGCTCTACAGCAAGAACCAATGGAATTCCCGAAGATTACTTGAAGTGtaagctttttcctttctttctagCTGACAAGGCTCATAGATGGTTAAAGTCTCTACCTCCTGGATTGATTACTAGTTGGGAAGGATGCAAGTCAGCCTTTCTCAACCACTTCTACACAAATTCGAGATCCAACTCTCTTCGCAACAAGCTGCAAAGTTTTCAACAAGGACTGGTCAAATTTTTGTATGAAGCATGGGAACATTTCAAGGACTATGAACATAACTGCCTCCATCATGGTTTTGCTCAAGGTAACCTCTTAAGTAGTTTCTATAGAGGACTACACCCTAAGTATCAACTTTCACTCGACACGGCCAGCAATGGATATTTTACTTCGAATACTGTTCAAGAAGGACGAGCTCTCATCGACAACCTTGCCGCAAGTAGTAGCAACACTTGTACCGATTTTGATAGAACCATCCGTTCTAGCAATTCCGATGCTAAGGAGATTGCTGATCTTAACAACATGATGAACCAACTTCTAAGGAACCAACAACGTGGAGTAAAATCTTGTGAGACTATTAACAATGGAAACATGGAGCCTTTCCAAGAAGATTCTtatgaccaagaagaagaagtcaactatgtTGGTGCTCAAGGATACTACCAAAACCGAgggtacaacaacaacttcaacaacaATTTTAGAAATACTTCTAATCTTTCTTATAGGAGCCCAAATGTGGAGAATTCCCAAGATCAGAATTATCCTCAGCAAGCTAACCGCTTTCAAGGCAATAATTTcggtggaaacaacaacaactttcagCCAGAAGctcaattcaacaacaacaagccacCTTTCCAATCCGGACCAGCCCAGGCGCCTACCTCTCAAGCTGATGCCTACGTCGATATAAAGATGCAAGAACTCCTTGTTGCTTTTCAAAAGCAATCAAGAGAGATCAACTCAAGGATGGATAACATCTATACTGAACTGAATGGGAAGTTTGAAAGCATTTCTATCcatgtcaagaagcttgaaACTCAAGTTGCTCAAACCGCTAATGCCGTCCCACGCCAAGTTGGTGTACTTCTGGGAAAACCCGAAGAGAATCCTAAAGGATATTGCAATGCTATCTCAGCCGTACCAGCCTCACCTACCGTGAAGCCAAGCCTATGGTACCACTCTTTGACTCTCATGAAGATGTTATTCGCATGA